The following proteins come from a genomic window of Nitrospirota bacterium:
- a CDS encoding type II toxin-antitoxin system RelE/ParE family toxin: MRIIWSPLAIERAAEIAVYIAQDDTAAAENWVNAVFAKVERLKSFPESGRVVPEISNQNFRELIYGNYRIIYRIEKKQVSALTIRHGKQILPADEMSP; this comes from the coding sequence GTGAGAATAATTTGGTCCCCTCTCGCAATAGAGCGAGCTGCTGAAATAGCCGTGTATATTGCCCAGGACGATACGGCGGCAGCAGAAAATTGGGTGAATGCGGTTTTTGCCAAAGTTGAGCGGCTGAAGTCATTTCCTGAGAGCGGTCGCGTAGTGCCGGAAATCAGTAATCAGAATTTCAGAGAATTGATTTACGGCAATTATCGAATAATTTACCGTATCGAAAAAAAACAGGTTTCTGCTCTCACCATTCGCCATGGAAAGCAGATATTACCCGCAGATGAAATGTCGCCATAA
- a CDS encoding type II toxin-antitoxin system Phd/YefM family antitoxin, which translates to MPRLKIDEDIRSMSEVRTGIASFLKKVHDTKRPLIITQHGKGVAVLLDVREYEAMQEKIELLQDIQASISQLEGGARVENKDAKAAVLKRVRK; encoded by the coding sequence ATGCCGCGATTAAAAATTGATGAGGATATCAGGTCGATGTCGGAGGTCAGAACAGGGATTGCTTCCTTTCTTAAAAAGGTTCATGACACCAAAAGACCTCTGATCATCACACAGCATGGCAAAGGCGTAGCCGTTTTGCTCGATGTGCGGGAATATGAAGCCATGCAGGAGAAGATAGAGCTCCTTCAGGACATACAAGCTTCAATCAGCCAGTTGGAAGGTGGTGCGAGAGTAGAAAACAAGGATGCAAAGGCGGCTGTGTTGAAGCGAGTGAGAAAGTGA